The region TATCCAACCACAAATTTATCCGGAATTTCAAACCCGTAAAAATCAGCATTATAATCTACTTCTCTTCTTTCTCTTTTATCTAAAAGCACACAGGTTTTTAATTTTTTTGGCTCTCTTAAAGATAACGCTTCAACTAAAGCTTTTAAAGTTCTTCCTGTATCTATAATGTCGTCAACAATCAAGACGTTTTTATCTTTAATGTCAACAGACATATCTTTTATAAAGATAACCTCTCCAAAACTTTCCATCCCTGTTTTATAGGAAGATACCTGCATAAAATCAATAAAAATTTTTCCTTCCAAATTTCTTACCAAATCAGCAAAAAACATAAATGAACCTTTTAAAATACCTATAACATAAAGCTCTTCGCCATTGAATTCTCTACTTATAGCTTTTGCAAGCTCTTTGACTTTTTCTTGAATTTTGTCTTCCGGTATTAAAAGTTCTAATTTTCTTCCTCTTATCTCCATTTATAGCTCCTTTTTCATCAAAATTGCATCATCTGAGTTTGAATAATACTTTTCTCTATAACCATATTCATAAAAACCAAACTTTTTATATAGATTGATCGCTCTTGAATTTTTTGAAGAAACTTCTAAGTAGCAAATCTTTACGTTATTCTCTTTTAGCTTATTCAAAAGATACTCTAACAAAATTTTACCATATCCCAAACCTTGAAACTCTTTTTTGACAGCTATTAGAAAAAGCTCTGCTTCATCTAAAATATAAAAGTAGCTTAAAAATCCTATGATTTGACCATTTATTTCTAAAACTGTTGGATTGTTGTTTTCGCTAAAAAAAGAGTCATCAAAATCTTTTTCAAAGATATCTCTTAAGAAACTTTTTACTATTTCTTTCTCGTTTGGGTTTAATGGTCTAAAAGTCATAGGATGCTATTTTTTCTGGTTTTTCCTGCCAAGATAATTTTCTGCTTAAAACTATTCTAACTTTGTCAAATTCTGCTACTGAGTTAAATTCTAAGACTTTTTCTTTGCCATTTACAAATGGATCATTTGGAAGAACTGTTATGCTGTCAGAATAAACATCCTTACCACCTTTTAAAAAGGTTACATCAACGTAGTATTTAGGCTTTCCGTTATCTGCTGTTGGTACATTATGGGGAACTTTTTTATTTAAGATTGTGAGTTTTAATGTCTTGTCTGTTTTCTCTGCTTTTACTTCAAAAAATTCTGGTTTTGATTTTGGAACTATAAATCCGTGATGATGAACTTCCTTTGGTAAGTGCATGTATGTAAATGGAAATTTTTGAATCAAGCTTCCTTTTTCCGCAGGCATATGACATTGCTGACAGTTTTTGTCCGTGCCAACCATTTTCCATTGTTTGTACGTTTCTTGATGGCATCCTGAACATATTTCTGCTTTTGTATATGTTAAATCTTGTGTTGACGGATGGGGTGGAGAAAATACATCGTAAGGTCCATGCATGCTTTTTGTAGAATCTCTAAAGTGGCAGGCTACGCAGTTAACTCCATCCTCTCTGTGTGCATCTCTAAGCTTTGGTTTTTCATTAATTGTTATCTCATAAGGTGCATGACATGAAAGACATTTTTCTTTTGAATAATTTTCACTTCCTCTTTTAAATTCTGGGCTTATCCAAGACATTGCATGCCTTGATTCTTTAAACTGATTGTATATATTCTCATGACATTCTGCACATCTTTTTGAAGTTGGTCTTTCAAGTAAATCTTTTTCCTGAAAAAACTCTAAACCTTTTTCACAGGAGGTTAAAAATATAGATATCATCAAAAGTGTCAGATAGTTTAAATATCGCATTTTAAGTCTTCCAATCCTTCTATCATATGTCCAAGTTTATCTTTTTTAGCTTTTATATACTTTTCATTATGTGGATTTGTTTGTGTAACAATAGGCACCCTTTCAACGATCTCAAGTCCAAAACCTTCTAAAGCTACTATCTTTCTTGGATTATTCGTCATAAGTCTCATTTTTCTAACACCAAGGTCTAACAAAATTTGGGCTCCTGTTCCAAAATCTCTTAAATCTGCATTAAATCCGAGTTTATGATTTGCTTCCACTGTATCATAACCCTCATCTTGAAGCCTGTATGCTTTTAGTTTATTGATAATTCCAATACCTCTTCCCTCGTGCCCTCTCATGTATACTAAAACACCTTTGCCTTCTTCGGCTATCTTTTGAAGTGCTAAGTGTAATTGATTTTGACAATCACATCTTAAAGAACCAAATATATCACCTGTCAAACATTCTGAGTGAACCCTTACAAGAACAGGCTCATCTTCTTTTATCTCTCCCATCACAAGTGCCACATGCTCAGTATTATCAACTAAACTTTTATAACCATATATCTTAAACACACCATACTTTGTAGGTAAGAATGCCTCTGCTTCTCTTGAAACAAGCTTTTCTTTTTTTAATCTGTATTTAACTAAGTCTGCAATTGTAATGATTTTAAGATTATGTTTTTTGGCAAACTCCATCAAATCTGGAAGTCTTGCCATTGTGCCATCTTCTTTCATAATTTCACATATAACGCCGGCAGGATATAAACCTGCAAGTCTTGCAAGGTCAACAGAAGCTTCTGTATGTCCTGTTCTTTCTAATACTCCACCTTTTTTAGCCATCAATGGGAATACGTGTCCCGGTCTTACAAAATCCTGTGGTTTAGCTTCTGGACTAACTGCTAATTTTATCGTAGTTGCTCTTTCATAAGCAGATATACCTGTTGTTATTCCATATTTTGGATGTGCATCAATAGATACACAAAAAGCAGTGCCTTTTGGGTCTGTGTTGTTTGTTGTCATTAGTTGGATATCAAGCTCTTTAAGTCTTTCCGGTAGCATAGTTAAGCAGATTAACCCTCTACCTTCTTTTGCCATAAAATTTATGATTTCTGGCGTTACCTTTTCTGCTGCACAAACAAGGTCTCCTTCATTTTCTCTGTCTGGGTCATCTACAACAATAACCATTTTTCCGTTTAGAATATCTTCTATGGCTTCATCTATGGTGTTAAATTTAAAATCTGTCATTGACTTCCCCCAAAAATCTTTTCTTTAATCATTTTAATAAAATTTTCTACTTTTTCAATAATCGTTTCAATAAACGACTCTTCTTTTTTAGGCGGCTGAACCCCAACTAATTTCCTAATCTCTTCTTCTGCCTTTTTCTCTGCTTCTTTGTCTTTATCCTTTGGTTTTTCTTCATTTGCATCAGAATTTTCAGATTGGTTTTTGTCTTCTTCTTTTAATGATTTAAGCTTATCTATAGAAGTTTTATATGTAATTGAAGAATTTTCTTCATTTGATTTATTGTTACTTTCTTCAAAAACAACCGAATGATATTTTTCTTGCCATTTTCCAACGTTTTGAGAGACATAATAACCTATCGCTATTAAAATTAGTATAATTAACCATTTTTTCATTTATTGCTTCCTTTTTAATATAATCCCTATTAAATATATCGGATGAAAAATTCAATATTCAAATTCGATAAAAGAGGTAGGAGATTCTTCGCTGGCTGTAGGATGGCAAACAAAGTTATTCTTCCTCTAATGCTTACCATTCAATCTTTCTTTAACCTGCCATCGTATATTAAGTATACCAAAAATTTTTAAACTTTAAGAGAATAAGTTTTATAATAATACCTTGGGTGAGAAATTAGCGGTTTTTGTAAAATTTAAAAATGAGATCCTTTGGCCTTACAGCCTTAGGATGACAAGGAAAAGGTTGATTAATAAGTGTTAAGGAAGGATAACCTTATTCGTCATTCTGCAGCCGGCGAAAAATCTTATGTTTTTAATGAACTTCTCACCCGACGTATTATTTTCTCAGTTAAAATTAAATACACAAAATCAAAAAATGGAATGTTTACATGAGAAAAACAGAACGGTGCTACATAGCAAATGCTACAGGTTTTGCCTATGGAGATATTTATAAGCAAAGTAGATTTTATCAAAAGACTAACTTTTTATAGCTGATAAAGGTTATGATTCAATAAGTGTAATACAAAAAATCTTAGACATTGGACTTATTCCTGCTATAAAGATAAAGCAAACTCTTAGAATAAAAATAAAGCATCTATTGAGACAGTTATCAAAGGAAAATAAAGAACAAAGCAAATTCAGTGTTTAGAGTTAAAAGAGAAGATTTTGGAATTTCTACATGATTTTAATTTGTGTATTTTTATTTATCTTATCAATCTTAATTTAAGAGTGTTCCAAAAACTCAAATTGTCATTCTGCAGCCGGCGAAGAATCTCATATTTTTCTTTTCAAGTCAAAAAATCAAAAAAGAGATCCTTTGGTCTTCGATCTCA is a window of Sulfurihydrogenibium sp. DNA encoding:
- the hpt gene encoding hypoxanthine phosphoribosyltransferase, with protein sequence MEIRGRKLELLIPEDKIQEKVKELAKAISREFNGEELYVIGILKGSFMFFADLVRNLEGKIFIDFMQVSSYKTGMESFGEVIFIKDMSVDIKDKNVLIVDDIIDTGRTLKALVEALSLREPKKLKTCVLLDKRERREVDYNADFYGFEIPDKFVVGYGLDWAEEGRNLKEIYAVV
- the rimI gene encoding ribosomal protein S18-alanine N-acetyltransferase — protein: MTFRPLNPNEKEIVKSFLRDIFEKDFDDSFFSENNNPTVLEINGQIIGFLSYFYILDEAELFLIAVKKEFQGLGYGKILLEYLLNKLKENNVKICYLEVSSKNSRAINLYKKFGFYEYGYREKYYSNSDDAILMKKEL
- a CDS encoding multiheme c-type cytochrome, yielding MRYLNYLTLLMISIFLTSCEKGLEFFQEKDLLERPTSKRCAECHENIYNQFKESRHAMSWISPEFKRGSENYSKEKCLSCHAPYEITINEKPKLRDAHREDGVNCVACHFRDSTKSMHGPYDVFSPPHPSTQDLTYTKAEICSGCHQETYKQWKMVGTDKNCQQCHMPAEKGSLIQKFPFTYMHLPKEVHHHGFIVPKSKPEFFEVKAEKTDKTLKLTILNKKVPHNVPTADNGKPKYYVDVTFLKGGKDVYSDSITVLPNDPFVNGKEKVLEFNSVAEFDKVRIVLSRKLSWQEKPEKIASYDF
- a CDS encoding bifunctional 3,4-dihydroxy-2-butanone-4-phosphate synthase/GTP cyclohydrolase II, with product MTDFKFNTIDEAIEDILNGKMVIVVDDPDRENEGDLVCAAEKVTPEIINFMAKEGRGLICLTMLPERLKELDIQLMTTNNTDPKGTAFCVSIDAHPKYGITTGISAYERATTIKLAVSPEAKPQDFVRPGHVFPLMAKKGGVLERTGHTEASVDLARLAGLYPAGVICEIMKEDGTMARLPDLMEFAKKHNLKIITIADLVKYRLKKEKLVSREAEAFLPTKYGVFKIYGYKSLVDNTEHVALVMGEIKEDEPVLVRVHSECLTGDIFGSLRCDCQNQLHLALQKIAEEGKGVLVYMRGHEGRGIGIINKLKAYRLQDEGYDTVEANHKLGFNADLRDFGTGAQILLDLGVRKMRLMTNNPRKIVALEGFGLEIVERVPIVTQTNPHNEKYIKAKKDKLGHMIEGLEDLKCDI